In Arachis hypogaea cultivar Tifrunner chromosome 17, arahy.Tifrunner.gnm2.J5K5, whole genome shotgun sequence, a single window of DNA contains:
- the LOC112765740 gene encoding receptor-like protein 34 — translation MSSIGPTPNPLSLIANLSSTLVTLHLSNTGIRGSLTNDILCLPNLQHLILRGNELSVHLSELSCTTSLSILHLSFCGIQGPISSSFSNLTYLTSLNLMENQLNGSIPSSLLNLQRLTHLDLSRNKLSGRIPNVFDRITNLQTLSLSYNNFQGKLPSSLFTLTRLSQLDCSDNQIEGSLPNEVAFSNLTQLILNNNLLNGTIPWWPLSLKSLTILDLSNNQLTGGINSQIKSYSLEYLYLCDNKFQGNFSESIYDLVNLTELCLSSDNWSNTVNFPLFSKLQKLEYLSLSGCKSLLLESETSINYTFFNLYALQLLSNNIIGWSKFSGKFPQLKLLDLSSNKLEGKVPKWIHDIHSLYHLKLSHNMFTSIGHQFPWYQCEYLDLSFNLMDDDISSFFCNATSLKVINLSHNRFTGTFPQCLANTSSLVDLDIQMNKLHGNLSDNFKQLQLETLNLNGNQFEGLLPKSLSNCTYLVDLDLGNNQFEDTFPNWLQNLSKLEILVLRDNKLYGPIANLKSENIFPSLIIFDISCNNFSGSLPKAFIQNFQAMKIVDDEVQSRLVDYIDTSAGSGVENILPDYDNSIIATIKGANTRFAKIPTAFVNIDLSENKFEGEIPDDFGELHGLIGLNLSHNRLIGHIPHSLGNLTNLESLDLSSNMLIGDIPTELTNLNFLEVLNLSQNQLVGPIPRGKQFESFSNDSYVGNMGLCGFPLSIQCNNNVPLQQDPPSSEAEDKFGFGWKPVAIGYACGMVLGIGLGCCLFSVGKPQWLVIIFEGKRMKKRSRRNRHARTT, via the coding sequence ATGTCTTCAATTGGTCCAACACCAAATCCTTTGTCTTTGATTGCCAACTTGTCTTCCACTTTGGTTACTCTCCATCTTTCTAATACTGGAATAAGGGGTTCTTTGACAAATGACATACTTTGTTTACCCAATCTTCAACACCTCATTCTAAGAGGGAATGAATTGTCAGTCCATCTTTCCGAGTTGAGTTGTACCACTTCTCTTAGTATCTTGCATCTTTCATTTTGTGGTATCCAAGGGCCTATCTCTTCATCATTCTCTAATCTAACATACCTCACTTCCTTGAATTTGATGGAAAATCAACTCAACGGTTCAATCCCGTCATCACTTTTAAACCTTCAGCGTCTCACTCACCTCGATCTTTCAAGGAATAAGCTTAGTGGTCGAATTCCAAATGTGTTTGATAGGATAACCAACTTGCAAACTCTCTCTCTTAGTTATAATAATTTCCAAGGAAAGTTACCATCTTCACTGTTTACCTTAACTCGACTCTCTCAATTGGATTGTTCTGATAATCAAATTGAGGGGTCACTGCCCAATGAAGTAGCCTTTTCAAATCTTACCCAATTAATACTAAATAACAACCTGTTAAATGGGACAATTCCTTGGTGGCCTTTATCCCTCAAGTCTTTGACAATTTTGGATTTATCAAATAACCAATTGACAGGGGGCATAAACAGTCAAATCAAATCTTATTCTTTGGAATATCTGTACTTGTGTGACAATAAGTTTCAAGGAAACTTTTCAGAATCAATTTATGATCTTGTGAACCTTACTGAGTTGTGTTTGTCCTCAGACAATTGGAGCAATACTGTCAACTTTCCACTATTTTCTAAGCTCCAAAAATTGGAGTATCTTTCTCTTTCAGGTTGCAAGTCATTATTGCTAGAGTCTGAAACAAGTATTAATTACACTTTTTTCAATTTGTATGCACTACAGTTACTTTCTAACAATATCATTGGTTGGTCAAAGTTCTCAGGAAAATTTCCACAATTGAAACTTCTTGACTTGTCGAGTAATAAACTTGAAGGAAAGGTGCCCAAATGGATACATGATATACACTCATTATATCATTTGAAACTCTCACACAACATGTTCACATCAATAGGTCATCAATTCCCATGGTATCAATGTGAATACCTTGATCTTAGCTTCAACTTGATGGATGATGacatttcttccttcttttgtaATGCAACCTCTTTGAAAGTTATCAACTTGTCCCACAACAGATTCACAGGAACATTTCCACAGTGTCTTGCCAATACCTCATCCCTTGTAGATTTGGATATACAAATGAACAAACTTCATGGCAATTTATCAGATAATTTTAAGCAACTTCAACTTGAAACACTGAATCTCAATGGCAACCAGTTTGAAGGTTTATTGCCAAAATCTTTGTCCAATTGCACATATCTTGTGGATTTAGATCTCGGTAATAATCAATTTGAAGATACATTTCCCAATTGGCTCCAAAATCTATCAAAGTTGGAAATACTGGTCTTACGAGACAACAAGTTGTATGGTCCCATTGCCAATTTGAAATCTGAAAATATATTTCCAAGTTTGATTATTTTTGACatatcatgcaataactttagtgGCTCATTACCAAAAGCATTCATACAAAATTTTCAAGCCATGAAGATTGTTGATGATGAAGTGCAAAGCAGATTGGTAGATTATATTGACACTAGTGCTGGCAGTGGAGTGGAGAACATTCTTCCAGATTATGATAATTCTATAATTGCAACAATTAAAGGAGCCAATACCCGTTTTGCCAAAATTCCAACAGCCTTTGTAAATATAGATTTGTCAGAGAACAAATTTGAAGGAGAGATTCCAGATGATTTTGGGGAGCTTCATGGACTCATAGGCCTCAACCTTTCTCATAACAGACTTATTGGTCATATTCCCCACTCTTTGGGAAATTTGACAAATCTGGAATCATTGGATCTCTCCTCAAATATGCTTATTGGAGATATTCCTACTGAATTGACAAATCTAAACTTTCTTGAAGTCTTGAATCTTTCCCAAAACCAGTTGGTGGGACCAATACCCAGAGGAAAACAGTTTGAATCATTTTCAAACGATTCCTATGTGGGAAACATGGGGCTATGTGGCTTTCCATTGTCAATTCAATGCAACAACAATGTCCCTTTGCAACAAGATCCACCTTCTTCTGAGGCTGAAGACAAATTTGGGTTTGGTTGGAAACCAGTGGCAATAGGATATGCATGTGGAATGGTACTTGGAATTGGCTTGGGATGTTGTCTTTTCTCAGTTGGAAAGCCTCAATGGCTTGTGATCATCTTTGAAggcaaaagaatgaaaaagaggaGCCGTAGAAACCGGCATGCAAGAACAACCTAA